Proteins encoded within one genomic window of Misgurnus anguillicaudatus chromosome 18, ASM2758022v2, whole genome shotgun sequence:
- the tmed10 gene encoding transmembrane emp24 domain-containing protein 10 yields the protein MARFGVFLLPLLLSFAVQSVVSISFYLPVRSRKCLREEIHKDVLVTGEYDISEQPNAKTNLKITDSSGHILYSKEDATKGKFAFTTEDYDMFEVCFESKSPIGTGRVPDQQVNLDMKHGVEAKNYEEIAKVEKLKPLEVELRRLEDLSESIVNDFAYMKKREEEMRDTNESTNTRVLYFSIFSMCCLIGLATWQVFYLRRFFKAKKLIE from the exons ATGGCGCGGTTCGGTGTGTTCTTGCTCCCGCTGTTACTATCGTTCGCCGTTCAGTCCGTCGTGTCGATCTCGTTTTACCTGCCAGTGCGCAGCAGAAAGTGTTTGCGGGAGGAAATTCACAAAGACGTGCTCGTTACCGGCGAATACGATATCAGCGAGCAGCCCAACGCGAAAACCAACCTGAAG ATCACGGATTCATCCGGACACATCCTCTACTCAAAAGAAGATGCAACTAAAGGCAAATTCGCCTTTACCACAGAGGATTATGACATGTTTGAGGTGTGCTTTGAGAGCAAATCTCCCATAG GAACTGGAAGGGTTCCAGACCAACAGGTCAACTTAGACATGAAACATGGCGTTGAGGCCAAAAATTATGAAGAGATT GCCAAGGTAGAAAAACTGAAGCCCCTGGAGGTGGAGCTCCGTCGGCTGGAGGATCTGTCCGAGTCCATTGTCAATGATTTTGCGTACATGAAGAAGAGAGAGGAGGAGATGAGAGACACGAACG AGTCCACCAACACACGTGTGCTGTACTTCAGCATCTTCTCCATGTGCTGTCTCATTGGTCTGGCTACGTGGCAGGTGTTCTACCTGCGCCGTTTCTTTAAGGCCAAGAAGCTCATTGAGTAA
- the eif2b2 gene encoding translation initiation factor eIF2B subunit beta gives MPGADKETDLSERIEAFLAELKRCGSGTGSLRGSAETARETSALLRRITAQARWSSAGELMEIIRKEGRRMTAAQPSETTVGNMIRRVLKIIREEYARSRGSSEEMDQQESLHKLLTSGGSSEDNFRQHFAHLKANVIEAINELLTELEGTTDNISMQALEHIHSNEVIMTIGRSRTVEAFLKDAARKRKFHVMVAECAPFLQGHEMALSLSKEDIETTVIPDAAIFAVMSRVNKVIIGTQTVLANGGLRAVNGTHTLALAAKHHSTPLIVCAPMFKLSPQFPNEDDTFHKFVSPHEVLPFTEGEILSKVNAHCPVFDYVPPELITLFISNIGGHAPSYIYRLISELYHLEDHEL, from the exons ATGCCAGGAGCAGATAAAGAGACTGACCTGTCCGAACGCATTGAAGCCTTTCTGGCGGAGCTGAAGCGCTGCGGCAGCGGGACTGGATCTCTCCGGGGCTCCGCGGAAACTGCCCGAGAGACGAGCGCTTTACTCCGTAGAATCACCGCGCAGGCCCGCTGGAGCAGTGCCG GTGAGCTGATGGAGATCATACGAAAGGAGGGCAGACGCATGACAGCAGCGCAGCCGTCAGAAACCACCGTGGGGAACATGATCCGCAGGGTGCTGAAAATTATTCGTGAAGAATATGCAAG GTCGAGAGGCAGCAGCGAGGAGATGGATCAGCAGGAATCGTTGCACAAGCTTCTGACGTCCGGAGGATCCAGCGAGGACAACTTCAGACAGCACTTCGCTCATCTAAAAGCCAATGTCATTGAAGCCATCAATGAACTGCTGACAGAACTGG aggGCACCACGGACAACATCTCCATGCAGGCCCTTGAACACATTCACTCCAATGAGGTCATCATGACCATCGGACGCTCCAGAACAGTGGAGGCTTTCCTTAAAGACGCAGCGCGAAAGCGCAAATTCCACGTTATGGTCGCAGAATGTGCACCCTT CCTTCAGGGACATGAAATGGCCTTGAGTCTTTCCAAAGAGGACATTGAGACGACCGTCATACCAGACGCTGCCATCTTTGCTGTGATGTCACGAGTAAATAAG GTTATTATTGGCACACAGACAGTTCTGGCTAATGGAGGTCTGCGAGCGGTTAACGGCACACACACATTGGCTCTTGCTGCCAAACACCATTCAACTCCTCTAATCGTGTGCGCGCCCATGTTTAAGCTCTCGCCACAG TTTCCTAATGAGGACGACACCTTCCATAAATTTGTTTCACCACATGAAGTTCTTCCTTTCACTGAAG GTGAGATTTTGTCTAAGGTCAACGCTCACTGTCCAGTATTTGACTACGTCCCTCCAGAACTGATCACGCTTTTCATCTCCAACATCGGTGGACACGCTCCATCATATATTTACCGTCTGATTAGTGAACTTTATCATCTTGAAGATCACGAACTTTAG